In Burkholderia savannae, one genomic interval encodes:
- a CDS encoding glycine zipper 2TM domain-containing protein, translated as MDNQNTTTQQRQRIHPLVATAAGAVIIASLAATAAVTGLFPKASSTDAQNPQTQAALIASQPAVDTAAAASAALAAQAAQQQAAQRQAVAQAAPKPAPRPARHHHTAAAPQPPQYAQQSSQQPQSSYCATCGTVASIVPVRTAGTSSGIGAIGGAAAGGLVGNQFGHGNGRTAMTIIGALGGGLAGNAVEKQVRSETDYQVQVQMQDGSTRTFTYHNPPPFGQGQRVRVENGTLVGA; from the coding sequence ATGGATAACCAGAACACCACCACGCAACAACGCCAGCGCATCCATCCGCTCGTCGCGACAGCCGCGGGCGCCGTCATCATCGCGAGCCTCGCCGCAACGGCCGCCGTCACCGGGCTGTTCCCGAAGGCGAGCAGCACCGATGCGCAGAACCCGCAGACGCAAGCCGCGCTGATCGCGTCGCAGCCGGCCGTCGACACGGCCGCCGCCGCGAGCGCCGCCCTCGCCGCGCAAGCAGCGCAGCAGCAGGCGGCGCAACGTCAGGCGGTCGCGCAAGCGGCGCCGAAGCCCGCGCCGCGTCCGGCGCGCCATCACCACACGGCGGCCGCGCCGCAACCGCCGCAATATGCGCAGCAATCGTCGCAGCAGCCGCAATCGTCGTACTGCGCGACTTGCGGCACCGTCGCCTCGATCGTGCCGGTGCGCACGGCGGGCACGAGCTCGGGGATCGGCGCGATCGGCGGCGCTGCCGCGGGCGGCCTGGTCGGCAACCAGTTCGGCCACGGCAACGGCCGCACCGCGATGACGATCATCGGCGCGCTCGGCGGCGGCCTCGCGGGCAATGCGGTCGAAAAGCAGGTGCGCAGCGAAACCGATTATCAGGTCCAGGTGCAGATGCAGGACGGCTCGACGCGCACGTTCACGTACCACAATCCGCCGCCGTTCGGCCAAGGCCAGCGCGTGCGGGTCGAGAACGGCACGCTCGTCGGCGCGTGA
- the hscA gene encoding Fe-S protein assembly chaperone HscA has translation MALLQISEPGMAPAPHQRRLAVGIDLGTTNSLVAAVRNSIPEALPDDDGRVLLPSVVRYLEKGGRRIGHTAKEEAAIDPRNTIVSVKRFMGRGKAEVEGAANAPYEFVDAPGMVQIRTVDGVKSPVEVSAEILATLRQRAEDTLRDELVGAVITVPAYFDDAQRQATKDAARLAGLNVLRLLNEPTAAAIAYGLDNGAEGLYAVYDLGGGTFDLSILKLTKGVFEVLAAGGDSALGGDDFDHALFAHVLAQAGIEAAALAPEDVRLLLDRVRGAKEALSFARDAHVDVKLSTGEKLAQTITRDAFAALVEPLVQRTLTPTRKALRDAQVSAADIKGVVLVGGATRMPVIRDAVAKHFGQPPLVNLDPDQVVALGAAIQADLLAGNRSGGDDWLLLDVIPLSLGVETMGGLVEKIIPRNSTIPVARAQEFTTFKDGQTAMAIHVVQGERELVADCRSLARFELRGIPPMAAGAARIRVTYQVDADGLLSVFAREQHSGVEASVVVKPSYGLGDDDIARMLEDSFKTAEVDMRARALREAQVEAQRLVDATDVALAADGDLLDAHERAMVDGLVASLRAVATGDDANAIDAATKALAEGTDEFAARRMDKSIKRALAGRKLDEI, from the coding sequence ATGGCTTTACTGCAAATTTCCGAACCCGGCATGGCGCCCGCGCCGCATCAGCGGCGCCTCGCCGTCGGCATCGACCTCGGCACGACGAATTCGCTCGTCGCCGCGGTGCGCAACAGCATTCCGGAGGCGCTGCCCGATGACGACGGGCGCGTGCTGCTGCCGTCCGTCGTCCGCTATCTCGAGAAGGGCGGCCGCCGCATCGGCCATACCGCGAAGGAAGAGGCGGCGATCGATCCGCGCAACACGATCGTGTCGGTCAAGCGCTTCATGGGGCGCGGCAAGGCGGAGGTCGAAGGCGCGGCGAACGCGCCGTACGAATTCGTCGATGCGCCCGGCATGGTGCAGATCCGTACGGTCGACGGCGTAAAGAGCCCGGTCGAGGTGTCGGCGGAAATTCTCGCGACGCTGCGCCAGCGCGCCGAAGACACGCTCCGCGACGAGCTCGTCGGCGCGGTGATCACGGTGCCCGCGTATTTCGACGACGCGCAGCGCCAGGCGACGAAGGACGCCGCGCGGCTCGCGGGCCTGAACGTGCTGCGCCTGCTGAACGAGCCGACCGCGGCCGCGATCGCGTACGGGCTCGACAACGGCGCGGAAGGCCTCTACGCGGTCTATGACCTCGGCGGCGGCACGTTCGACCTGTCGATCCTGAAGCTCACGAAGGGTGTGTTCGAAGTGCTCGCGGCAGGCGGCGATTCGGCGCTCGGCGGCGACGATTTCGATCACGCGCTGTTCGCGCACGTGCTCGCGCAAGCGGGCATCGAGGCGGCGGCGCTCGCGCCCGAGGACGTGCGCCTGCTGCTCGACCGCGTGCGCGGCGCGAAGGAGGCGCTGTCGTTCGCGCGGGACGCGCATGTCGACGTGAAGCTGTCGACGGGCGAAAAGCTCGCGCAGACGATTACGCGCGACGCGTTCGCCGCGCTCGTCGAGCCGCTCGTGCAGCGCACGCTGACGCCGACGCGCAAGGCGCTGCGCGACGCGCAGGTGAGCGCGGCCGACATCAAGGGCGTCGTGCTCGTCGGCGGCGCGACGCGGATGCCCGTGATCCGCGACGCGGTCGCGAAGCATTTCGGCCAGCCGCCGCTCGTCAACCTCGACCCGGACCAGGTGGTCGCGCTCGGCGCGGCGATCCAGGCGGATCTGCTCGCGGGCAACCGCAGCGGCGGCGACGACTGGCTGCTGCTCGACGTGATTCCGCTGTCGCTCGGCGTGGAGACGATGGGCGGCCTCGTCGAGAAGATCATTCCGCGCAATTCGACGATTCCCGTTGCGCGCGCGCAGGAATTCACGACCTTCAAGGACGGCCAGACCGCGATGGCGATCCACGTCGTGCAGGGCGAGCGCGAGCTCGTCGCCGACTGCCGGTCGCTCGCGCGCTTCGAGCTGCGCGGCATTCCGCCGATGGCGGCGGGCGCCGCGCGAATTCGCGTGACCTATCAGGTCGACGCGGACGGCCTCCTGTCGGTGTTCGCGCGCGAGCAGCACTCCGGCGTCGAGGCGTCGGTCGTCGTGAAGCCGTCGTACGGCTTGGGCGACGACGATATCGCGCGCATGCTCGAAGACAGTTTCAAGACGGCCGAAGTCGACATGCGAGCGCGCGCGCTGCGCGAGGCGCAAGTCGAGGCGCAGCGCCTCGTCGACGCGACGGACGTGGCGCTCGCCGCCGACGGCGATTTGCTCGACGCGCACGAGCGCGCGATGGTCGACGGCCTCGTCGCGTCGCTGCGCGCGGTCGCGACGGGCGACGACGCGAACGCGATCGACGCGGCAACGAAGGCGCTCGCCGAGGGCACCGACGAATTCGCCGCGCGCCGGATGGACAAGAGCATCAAGCGGGCGCTCGCCGGCCGCAAGCTCGACGAGATCTGA
- the iscU gene encoding Fe-S cluster assembly scaffold IscU translates to MSYSNKVLDHYENPRNVGSFAKDDDAVGTGMVGAPACGDVMKLQIRVGENGVIEDAKFKTYGCGSAIASSSLVTEWVKGKTLDEALAIKNTQIAEELALPPVKIHCSILAEDAIKAAVADYKKRHDHEGAGDGKAAA, encoded by the coding sequence ATGTCTTACAGCAACAAGGTTCTGGATCACTACGAAAACCCGCGTAACGTCGGCTCGTTCGCGAAGGACGACGACGCGGTCGGCACCGGCATGGTTGGCGCGCCCGCGTGCGGCGACGTGATGAAGCTGCAGATCCGCGTTGGCGAGAACGGCGTGATCGAGGACGCGAAGTTCAAGACCTACGGTTGTGGTTCGGCGATCGCGTCGAGCTCGCTCGTCACCGAATGGGTGAAGGGCAAGACGCTCGACGAGGCGCTCGCGATCAAGAACACGCAGATCGCCGAAGAGCTCGCGCTGCCGCCCGTGAAGATCCACTGTTCGATCCTCGCGGAAGACGCGATCAAGGCGGCCGTTGCCGACTACAAGAAGCGCCACGACCACGAAGGCGCTGGAGACGGCAAGGCCGCCGCGTAA
- the iscX gene encoding Fe-S cluster assembly protein IscX: protein MKWTDSREIAIALADKHPDVDPQRINFVDLRQWVLALDGFDDDPSHSGEKILEAIQAHWIDESDFDDED, encoded by the coding sequence ATGAAATGGACCGATTCCCGCGAGATCGCGATCGCGCTCGCGGACAAGCATCCGGATGTCGATCCGCAGCGGATCAATTTCGTCGATCTGCGGCAATGGGTGCTGGCGCTGGACGGCTTCGACGACGATCCGAGTCATTCGGGCGAGAAGATTCTCGAGGCGATCCAGGCGCACTGGATCGACGAATCGGACTTCGACGACGAAGACTGA
- the iscA gene encoding iron-sulfur cluster assembly protein IscA: MAITLTEKAAQHVQKYLTRRGKGLGLRLGVRTTGCSGLAYKLEYVDEFASEDQVFESHGVKVFVDPKSLAYIDGTELDFAREGLNEGFKFNNPNVKDECGCGESFRV; this comes from the coding sequence ATGGCTATCACACTGACCGAAAAGGCTGCGCAGCACGTGCAGAAGTATCTGACGCGGCGCGGCAAGGGGCTGGGCCTGCGGCTCGGCGTGCGCACGACCGGCTGTTCGGGCCTCGCGTACAAGCTCGAGTATGTCGACGAGTTCGCCTCCGAGGATCAGGTGTTCGAAAGCCATGGCGTGAAGGTCTTCGTCGATCCGAAGAGCCTCGCGTACATCGACGGCACGGAGCTCGACTTCGCGCGCGAGGGATTGAACGAGGGCTTCAAGTTCAACAACCCGAACGTGAAGGACGAGTGCGGCTGCGGCGAATCGTTCCGCGTGTGA
- the fdx gene encoding ISC system 2Fe-2S type ferredoxin has product MPQLVVLPHVELCPDGAVIDAVPGKSICDNLLDNGVEIEHACEKSCACTTCHVIIREGFNELEPSEEDEDDLLDKAWGLEPTSRLSCQAVVKEGVDLVVEIPKYSINHAKENH; this is encoded by the coding sequence ATGCCTCAACTCGTAGTACTGCCGCACGTCGAATTGTGCCCGGACGGCGCGGTGATCGACGCCGTGCCCGGCAAGAGCATCTGCGACAACCTGCTCGACAACGGCGTCGAGATCGAGCACGCGTGCGAGAAATCGTGCGCATGCACGACGTGCCATGTGATCATCCGCGAAGGCTTCAACGAGCTCGAGCCGTCCGAAGAGGACGAGGACGACCTGCTCGACAAGGCATGGGGCCTCGAGCCGACGTCGCGCCTGTCGTGCCAGGCGGTCGTGAAGGAGGGCGTGGATCTGGTCGTCGAGATTCCGAAGTACTCGATCAACCACGCGAAGGAAAATCACTGA
- the hscB gene encoding Fe-S protein assembly co-chaperone HscB gives MVSLKDSHFDLFHLPVQFALDEPTLDAAYRTVQSQVHPDRFAAAGDAQKRIAMQWATRANEAYQTLRDPLKRATYLLHLRGVDVGAENNTAMEPAFLMQQMEWRERIEDAAAAKNVGELDALLAELRDERRARLAKLGALLDSGSDQGAAEAVRQLMFVERVSAEIGAQIERLEH, from the coding sequence ATGGTTTCGCTGAAAGACAGCCATTTCGATCTCTTTCACCTGCCGGTGCAATTCGCGCTCGACGAGCCTACGCTCGACGCCGCGTACCGCACCGTGCAGTCGCAGGTGCACCCGGACCGTTTCGCCGCGGCGGGCGACGCGCAAAAGCGCATCGCGATGCAATGGGCGACGCGTGCGAACGAGGCGTACCAGACACTGCGCGATCCGCTCAAGCGGGCGACGTACCTGCTGCACTTGCGCGGCGTCGACGTCGGCGCCGAGAACAACACGGCGATGGAGCCGGCGTTCCTGATGCAGCAGATGGAGTGGCGCGAGCGCATCGAGGATGCGGCGGCCGCGAAGAACGTCGGCGAGCTCGATGCGCTGCTCGCCGAATTGCGCGACGAGCGGCGCGCGCGCCTCGCGAAGCTGGGCGCGCTGCTCGACAGCGGCTCGGATCAGGGCGCGGCCGAGGCCGTGCGGCAACTGATGTTCGTCGAGCGCGTGTCGGCCGAGATCGGCGCTCAGATCGAGCGCCTCGAACACTAA